The following coding sequences lie in one Myxococcaceae bacterium JPH2 genomic window:
- a CDS encoding amidinotransferase: protein MDLFLMSPPGRGWALRGRSNFRSREAAQVDARGARREWLALARGIEARGGTVVALPSPSEVLTGMPYAAECGQVIARESAPPLFLLPRMMSAHRQEERAHWAPLARALGMEVVDPGVGIWEAHGDVATFEGVTLLFWGGRTTRDGLDAAARYFPGEQLHLQVREPAFHGNMAVLPLPAVGRMLVCPDVLAPESHAALLHRLGAERLLTVSEAEIRHYATNGLPMGQDLLAPSVVPERVVRLVESLGMRVVSLPMPELTEKGGGSSRCLVSRAWVDPSRVVIPEAFRLSSVARELEADG from the coding sequence ATGGATTTGTTCCTGATGTCGCCGCCGGGGCGCGGCTGGGCGCTGCGCGGGCGCTCCAACTTCCGCAGTCGGGAAGCCGCGCAGGTGGATGCGCGGGGCGCCCGTCGTGAGTGGTTGGCGCTGGCGCGAGGCATCGAGGCGCGCGGCGGCACGGTGGTCGCGCTGCCCTCACCCTCGGAGGTCCTCACGGGGATGCCCTACGCGGCGGAGTGCGGTCAGGTGATTGCGCGCGAGTCCGCGCCGCCCTTGTTCCTGCTGCCTCGGATGATGAGCGCCCATCGCCAGGAGGAGCGGGCGCACTGGGCCCCGCTGGCGCGCGCCCTGGGCATGGAGGTCGTGGACCCTGGCGTGGGCATCTGGGAGGCGCACGGGGATGTGGCCACCTTCGAGGGCGTGACGTTGTTGTTCTGGGGCGGGCGCACCACGCGCGACGGATTGGACGCGGCCGCGCGCTACTTCCCTGGGGAGCAGCTGCACCTCCAGGTCCGCGAGCCCGCCTTCCACGGCAACATGGCGGTGCTGCCGTTGCCCGCGGTGGGCCGGATGCTCGTGTGCCCCGACGTCCTCGCGCCCGAGTCGCACGCGGCGCTGCTGCACCGCCTCGGCGCGGAGCGGCTGCTGACGGTGAGCGAGGCGGAGATTCGCCACTACGCGACCAACGGACTCCCGATGGGGCAGGACCTGCTGGCGCCCTCGGTGGTGCCCGAGCGGGTGGTGCGGCTCGTGGAGTCGCTGGGAATGCGGGTGGTGTCGCTGCCCATGCCCGAGCTGACGGAGAAGGGCGGCGGCTCGTCGCGTTGCCTCGTGTCGCGCGCGTGGGTGGACCCCTCGCGTGTGGTGATTCCGGAGGCCTTCCGGTTGTCCTCTGTCGCGCGGGAGCTGGAAGCCGATGGGTGA
- a CDS encoding MBL fold metallo-hydrolase: MSEPKAKARKTMEVVRGVHHWTLADERIGGMRSDAYAVVDEDGAVTLIDPLPIDEQSLRRLGSIVGIVLTAGNHQRSAWHFRKSLGVPVWAPEGALGLEESPDYHYVAGDTLPGGLSTFQTPGPTEAMFTLWLQMHPHAVVFISDLLTHDGNGTPRFVPSEYQDEPARTRVSIQRILDHLPVDTVCFAHGKPIVKDGASALRRALERDTEAPSAPAP; the protein is encoded by the coding sequence ATGAGCGAGCCCAAGGCCAAGGCCCGGAAGACCATGGAGGTGGTGCGCGGCGTGCACCACTGGACCCTCGCGGACGAGCGCATCGGGGGGATGCGGAGCGACGCCTACGCGGTGGTGGACGAGGACGGCGCCGTCACGCTCATCGACCCGTTGCCCATCGACGAACAGAGCCTGCGTCGGCTGGGCTCCATCGTCGGCATCGTGCTCACCGCGGGCAATCACCAGCGCTCGGCGTGGCACTTCCGCAAGAGCCTCGGCGTTCCGGTCTGGGCGCCCGAGGGAGCGCTGGGCCTGGAGGAGTCACCGGACTACCACTACGTCGCGGGCGACACGCTGCCCGGCGGGCTCAGCACGTTCCAGACGCCCGGCCCCACCGAGGCGATGTTCACGCTGTGGCTCCAGATGCATCCGCACGCCGTCGTCTTCATCTCGGACCTGCTCACCCATGACGGCAACGGCACGCCCCGCTTCGTCCCGAGCGAGTACCAGGATGAGCCCGCGCGCACGCGCGTGAGCATTCAGCGCATCCTGGACCACCTGCCCGTGGACACCGTGTGCTTCGCGCACGGCAAGCCCATCGTGAAGGACGGGGCCTCGGCGCTCCGGCGCGCGCTCGAGCGCGACACCGAGGCGCCATCGGCTCCCGCGCCCTGA
- a CDS encoding cysteine desulfurase: MGSGAPATARAEVSALRTPAPIYLDHHATTPCDARVAEAMWPFLVECFGNPASRLHAYGWEAERAVDEARARVAELLGAESDEIVFTSGATESNNLALLGVPQASRAPRRHVVTTAVEHKSVLEPVRWLERQGCEVTVLRVPSDGRVRAEHVQAVLRPHTVLVSVMHANNETGVLNDIAAIGALCQEHGALLHTDAAQTAGKVPVKPRELGVDLLSLSGHKFYAPKGVGALYVGPRAAHGRLAPQVHGGGQEGGLRAGTLPVHQLVALGKACALAQAEMAEESARLLRLRTRLLSRLRTQAPGLSVNGDLEHRLPGNLNVSFDGVDGELLIEQVQHHVALSTGSACMSTNLRPSHVLLAMGVSEDLANASLRLGLGRFTTEQDVDTAAEHIVRAVLHARLPTAHS; this comes from the coding sequence ATGGGCAGTGGTGCGCCCGCGACCGCTCGTGCGGAGGTCTCCGCGCTTCGGACACCGGCACCCATCTATCTGGATCATCACGCGACGACACCCTGTGATGCGCGCGTCGCCGAGGCGATGTGGCCCTTCCTGGTGGAGTGCTTTGGCAACCCCGCCAGCCGGCTGCATGCCTATGGCTGGGAGGCGGAGCGCGCGGTCGACGAGGCTCGCGCGCGCGTCGCGGAGCTGCTCGGCGCGGAGTCGGATGAAATCGTCTTCACCAGCGGCGCCACGGAGAGCAACAACCTGGCGCTGCTCGGGGTGCCGCAAGCCAGCCGCGCGCCGCGGCGCCACGTGGTGACCACCGCCGTCGAGCACAAGTCGGTGCTGGAGCCCGTGCGGTGGCTGGAGCGCCAGGGCTGCGAGGTGACGGTGCTCCGCGTGCCCTCGGACGGACGGGTGCGCGCCGAGCACGTCCAGGCCGTCTTGCGTCCGCACACGGTGCTGGTGAGCGTGATGCACGCCAACAACGAGACGGGCGTGCTCAATGACATCGCCGCCATTGGCGCGCTCTGCCAGGAGCACGGCGCACTGCTCCACACGGACGCCGCGCAGACCGCCGGCAAGGTGCCGGTGAAGCCGCGTGAGCTGGGGGTCGACCTGCTCTCGCTGTCGGGCCACAAGTTCTACGCTCCCAAGGGCGTGGGCGCGCTGTACGTGGGCCCGCGCGCCGCGCACGGACGCCTGGCGCCGCAGGTGCACGGCGGGGGACAAGAGGGAGGACTCCGGGCGGGGACGCTGCCCGTGCATCAGCTCGTCGCGCTCGGGAAGGCCTGCGCGCTGGCCCAGGCGGAGATGGCCGAGGAGTCCGCGCGCCTCTTGCGCCTGCGCACGCGCCTCTTGAGCCGGCTGCGCACGCAAGCGCCGGGGCTCAGTGTGAATGGAGACCTGGAGCACCGACTGCCCGGCAACCTCAACGTCAGCTTCGACGGCGTGGACGGCGAGCTGCTCATCGAACAGGTGCAGCACCACGTGGCGCTCTCCACGGGCTCGGCGTGCATGTCCACCAACCTGCGGCCCAGCCATGTGCTGCTGGCCATGGGCGTGTCCGAGGACCTGGCCAACGCGAGCCTGCGACTGGGCCTGGGCCGCTTCACCACCGAGCAGGACGTGGACACCGCCGCCGAGCACATCGTCCGGGCCGTCCTCCACGCCCGCCTTCCCACCGCACATTCCTGA
- a CDS encoding lipase maturation factor family protein — protein MRAAVRTRPLVLYDGDCGFCRRWVRRWMERTQGRVRFEPSRWWLRALLGISREEARRAMQFVEPEGRRSSGAEAVFRMLTWSPRVGTRWLAALGLLPGVRHVAGSVYAVVARHRRGAARWDRWLFGRSTQVPRYRAVRWVFLRLLGGTFLIAFTSLGSQVLGLYGARGIRPIREAVDPPLRASASRHRGWRALSLFWWDASDATLVRGCRAGQALSVALLFDVAPRLSATLLWGLYLSYVSLGREFLSFQWDVLLLEMGLLAALTAPGGLRPGLGHHEPAAWEVLLFRLLVFRLYLGSGLSKLQSGDRTWRELTACGVYYETAPLPTRGGWYAHHLPRGFQRAATLLVLGLETVVPLLVFGPRQARRFAFACFTFLQAVISATGNYGFFNLQAWSLGLWLLDDSSLRRVVPARLWRDAPRPRPRWRAVLSALAAVPVGVLSATEVLQRFSWWPPRRPRRVLEWLDRLEAAARPLHSLNRYGLFAVMTVSRPEIVVEGSEDGVHWRPYPFRFKVSDVRQVPRQVAPHQPRLDWQMWFAALGRPPSWFLAFLGRLLEGAPEVLGLLAGNPFPDAPPRHVRAWLYDYRMTSREERQRTGAWWRREPLGPYVPPLHRVPGDGPEWMPPRLQWSE, from the coding sequence ATGCGCGCGGCCGTGAGGACTCGACCCCTCGTGCTCTACGACGGGGACTGCGGATTCTGTCGGCGCTGGGTTCGGCGGTGGATGGAGCGCACGCAAGGCCGCGTGCGGTTCGAGCCCTCGCGGTGGTGGCTGCGCGCGCTGCTCGGCATCTCCCGCGAGGAGGCGCGGCGCGCGATGCAGTTCGTGGAGCCCGAGGGCCGACGGTCCTCGGGCGCGGAGGCCGTCTTCCGGATGCTCACCTGGTCGCCCCGCGTCGGCACGCGCTGGCTGGCGGCGTTGGGCTTGCTGCCGGGCGTGCGGCACGTCGCGGGGAGCGTGTACGCGGTGGTGGCGCGCCACCGTCGAGGCGCGGCGCGATGGGACCGATGGTTGTTCGGCCGCTCGACGCAGGTGCCCCGCTATCGCGCCGTGCGCTGGGTGTTCTTGCGACTGCTGGGCGGCACGTTCCTCATCGCGTTCACGTCACTGGGGAGTCAGGTGCTCGGGCTCTATGGCGCGCGTGGCATCCGGCCCATTCGCGAGGCCGTGGATCCACCGCTGCGCGCTTCCGCCTCGCGGCATCGTGGGTGGAGGGCTCTGTCGCTGTTCTGGTGGGATGCCTCGGACGCGACGCTCGTGCGCGGGTGTCGCGCGGGGCAGGCGCTGTCGGTGGCGCTGCTGTTCGACGTGGCGCCTCGCCTGAGCGCGACGCTGCTGTGGGGCTTGTACCTGTCCTATGTCTCGCTGGGGCGTGAGTTCCTCTCGTTCCAGTGGGACGTGCTGCTCCTGGAGATGGGGCTGCTCGCGGCGCTCACCGCGCCCGGTGGACTGCGGCCGGGACTGGGTCACCACGAGCCGGCCGCGTGGGAGGTGCTCCTCTTCCGCCTGCTCGTGTTCCGGCTGTACCTCGGCTCGGGGTTGAGCAAGCTCCAGTCGGGAGACCGGACGTGGCGCGAGCTGACGGCGTGCGGCGTCTACTACGAGACCGCGCCGCTGCCGACGCGAGGCGGCTGGTACGCGCACCACCTGCCGCGAGGGTTCCAGCGCGCCGCCACGCTGTTGGTGCTGGGATTGGAGACCGTGGTGCCGCTCCTCGTCTTCGGTCCGAGACAGGCGCGGCGCTTCGCCTTCGCGTGCTTCACATTCCTCCAAGCCGTCATCAGCGCCACGGGCAACTATGGCTTCTTCAACCTCCAGGCCTGGTCGCTGGGGTTGTGGCTGCTGGATGATTCCTCGCTGCGGCGGGTGGTGCCGGCTCGGCTGTGGAGGGATGCGCCGCGACCTCGCCCGAGATGGCGCGCGGTGCTGTCGGCGCTGGCCGCCGTGCCCGTGGGCGTCCTGAGCGCGACGGAAGTGCTCCAGCGCTTCTCGTGGTGGCCGCCGAGACGACCACGCCGCGTCCTCGAATGGTTGGACCGCTTGGAGGCCGCCGCGCGTCCGCTGCACTCGCTGAACCGGTATGGCCTCTTCGCGGTGATGACCGTGAGTCGTCCGGAGATTGTCGTGGAGGGCTCGGAGGATGGGGTGCACTGGAGGCCGTACCCCTTCCGCTTCAAGGTGTCGGACGTGCGGCAGGTGCCTCGGCAGGTGGCCCCGCATCAGCCGAGACTGGATTGGCAGATGTGGTTCGCGGCGCTGGGGCGGCCGCCCTCGTGGTTCCTCGCGTTCCTGGGGCGGCTGCTGGAGGGCGCGCCCGAGGTGCTTGGGCTGCTGGCGGGCAACCCCTTCCCGGACGCTCCGCCCCGGCATGTTCGCGCGTGGCTGTACGACTACCGCATGACCTCACGCGAGGAGCGCCAGCGGACCGGGGCGTGGTGGCGGCGCGAGCCCCTGGGGCCCTACGTGCCGCCGCTGCACCGAGTGCCGGGGGACGGGCCGGAGTGGATGCCGCCTCGACTTCAGTGGAGCGAGTAG